Proteins encoded together in one Asterias rubens chromosome 4, eAstRub1.3, whole genome shotgun sequence window:
- the LOC117289603 gene encoding nudC domain-containing protein 1-like — protein MAGNMCTESLQADRQLLDPHFDGYKLSLDTLPTYSVNVISGIDEVKLRGDQYTLQHVKAFGIHNHLILDQWHNNCVYYVNQQWKVIQHRIILESQLEPGNEVFEATDRSERCNKPRHNVTLNFPSPDLCVLSDGTGSLYLLATGNRDCAAVQPWQTLFREEVCGFYKPFVILHSMVQSSSALCISVDCLLLCIEEESAEESQSTTPSHFTAFLDWVTITKPNESTSFGVSRKRRLRSQLAPFYAAIEQRGQALLIASESEYEVINDSDHTTTEETKAEDLSAKPDTAHPLFTWTQTSEDVIVTFILLPSTPKTDVQFLLTAETIHLAINSSRDLLLGSFYRQVDVQCSTWTLENGRLEVTLAKSEEGVMWPEVVEGNPDGQYVVDADQARIIHERLAHLTSQQLNPDPVPGSTQSGIGPHDLEECDALPEEYSTLVRLDGNTHQVTNRVSLSSHQFLFNAQTHPDKPPCICLRHDVDGLLWQPDLSTKEHTSPWYHTATYNALGYVQASKMDRKYSSCPANCSYAVICDSTRHVYVYRQPTPISTPLRNRKSGRVVGQIAKQQLISLESIDDILGIACADERVYVLTTNKLYIIRVTLT, from the exons GTATTGATGAAGTGAAACTGCGTGGTGACCAGTACACATTGCAGCATGTGAAAGCATTTGGTATACATAACCATTTAATTCTAGACCAATGGCATAATAACTGCGTATACTATGTCAACCAACAATGGAAGGTTATTCAACACAGAATCATATTG GAGTCACAACTGGAACCTGGTAATGAGGTGTTTGAGGCGACCGACAGAAGTGAAAGGTGTAATAAACCAAGGCACAATGTGACTCTAAACTTCCCTTCACCAGACCTGTGTGTTTTATCAGATGGGACAGGCTCTCTTTACTTATTGGCAACTGGGAATAGAGATTGTGCAGCAGTTCAACCATGGCAG ACCCTTTTCAGAGAGGAAGTATGTGGTTTCTATAAGCCATTTGTTATACTACACTCCATGGTTCAGTCATCATCAGCGCTTTGTATATCGGTTGATTGTCTACTCTTATGTATTGAAGAAGAATCAGCAGAAGAATCTCAATCGACTACGCCTAGTCATTTTACTGCCTTCCTAGATTGGGTTACCATCACAAAACCCAATG AGAGCACATCATTTGGAGTAAGTCGTAAAAGGAGACTGAGGAGCCAACTTGCACCATTCTATGCTGCTATTGAACAAAGAGGTCAAGCCTTGTTAATTGCAAGTGAATCAGAATATGAAGTCATTAATGATTCTGACCATACTACAACAGAAGAAACAAAAGCAGAAGATTTATCAGCAAAACCAGATACTGCACATCCAT TATTTACTTGGACTCAAACTTCCGAGGATGTGATTGTTACATTCATCCTGCTTCCTTCAACACCAAAAACTGATGTTCAGTTTCTACTCACGGCTGAGACTATACACCTTGCTATCAATAGCAGTAGAGATCTACTGCTGGGCTCCTTCTATAGGCAGGTGGATGTACAGTGTAGTACTTGGACACTTGAAAATGGCAG ATTGGAAGTGACTCTAGCAAAGAGTGAAGAGGGAGTTATGTGGCCTGAAGTGGTTGAAGGCAATCCAGATGGCCAGTATGTGGTAGATGCAGACCAAGCTAGGATTATTCATGAAAGACTTGCACACTTAACTTCACAACAATTG AATCCTGATCCAGTTCCTGGAAGTACACAGTCAGGTATCGGACCTCATGACTTAGAAGAATGTGATGCTTTACCAGAGGAATATTCAACATTGGTTAGACTAGATGGAAATACTCACCAAGTCACTAACAGG GTGAGTTTAAGCAGTCATCAGTTTCTGTTCAATGCACAGACTCATCCCGACAAACCACCGTGTATCTGCTTACGTCATGATGTAGATGGATTACTATGGCAACCAGATTTGAGTACTAAGGAACATACATCCCCATGGTATCATACTGCAACATATAATGCCCTTGGTTATGTACAAGCTTCTAAGATGGATCGTAAATACTCTAGCTGTCCTGCTAATTGTTCCTATGCAGTAATATGTGATAGCACCAGACATGTCTATGTTTATCGACAGCCAACACCAATCTCTACACCACTCAGAAATAGGAAGAGTGGCCGTGTTGTTGGTCAGATTGCAAAGCAGCAATTAATAAGTCTGGAGTCAATTGATGATATACTGGGTATAGCATGTGCTGATGAAAGAGTCTATGTATTGACCACCAACAAGCTATATATAATAAGAGTCACTTTGacatag